In a genomic window of Candidatus Hydrogenedentota bacterium:
- a CDS encoding DUF4433 domain-containing protein, producing MSLVPAQPKLYHIVHVDRSPSIVADGCLWCDAEIARRHPPGTTIGMSDIKQRRMTELTLTSHPELHVGDCVPFYFCPRSVMLYLIARANHPELSYRGGQGPIIHLEADLQATVDWAAQRGARWAFTLSNAGARYFEDRADLGKLAEIDWKAVQATDWQSCKEGKQAEFLLEQRFPWPLVERIGVYSDVIYKRVIKTLPQDGHRPVVEIRNNWYY from the coding sequence GTGAGTCTCGTACCTGCCCAGCCCAAGCTATATCACATCGTGCATGTGGATCGGTCACCGTCCATCGTGGCGGATGGGTGCCTGTGGTGCGATGCGGAAATCGCGCGGCGGCATCCCCCTGGAACGACGATTGGAATGAGCGACATTAAACAACGGCGGATGACCGAGCTGACCTTGACCAGCCATCCCGAGTTGCATGTCGGCGATTGTGTCCCCTTCTATTTCTGCCCGCGCTCGGTTATGCTGTATCTTATCGCCCGCGCCAACCACCCGGAGCTGTCTTACCGGGGCGGGCAAGGCCCGATCATCCATTTGGAGGCCGACCTTCAGGCTACGGTGGACTGGGCGGCGCAGCGGGGTGCGCGATGGGCCTTCACCCTGTCCAACGCGGGTGCGCGATACTTCGAGGATCGGGCCGATCTGGGAAAATTGGCGGAAATCGACTGGAAAGCGGTACAGGCGACCGATTGGCAGAGTTGCAAGGAAGGCAAACAGGCCGAGTTCCTGCTGGAGCAACGTTTCCCCTGGCCGCTTGTGGAGCGCATCGGGGTGTATTCCGACGTCATTTATAAGCGAGTCATCAAGACGTTACCACAAGACGGGCACCGGCCGGTGGTGGAAATTCGGAATAATTGGTATTATTGA
- a CDS encoding DEAD/DEAH box helicase — MTTGSWLRTAIGEDRLQDTTTEASRRRLTQALGSTSPPDMDESELLFIANALELQVFDCLDDEHRAIELRSVAAEAFQIARTLKWPEEPVAASHWLVRLGCLAVLGDRSADFRRIVTEVEFPVLPLDAPDWGVRVWSSVLEVWLRLLRKQGWADLDAVQARIVAIRIAQRDIEPTFLQEAEASKDVRPALELIALYHLAKAAELLGTYLGQGSIDGHFDIREQLEAQFDRAIGASARGQLIDQENLSRLLARTARAMVESSIWTVTRAVNSRVTRFVETLTARDRSRPIFEMLPPQRRTLREEGLLGSGHRAVVVSLPTSSGKTFIAQFRILQALNQFDQENGWVAYLAPTRALVNQLTTRLRQDFSKIGTVVEKVSPALEVDGLEAGMLTESDKAQQFRILVTTPEKLDLMLRGGWEDKIGRPITLVVVDEAHGLASPDRGIKLELLMATINRECRYAQFLLLTPFIRNGAEIARWLSPDSNKNIDLGVDWTPNDRVVAIARVDKGDSKGAFTLSLRTRHTTRNTLDIPEQIVIGQPRPLGLAWSKVAKSPGKIAAVTAQVLKERGTVIVLADAPRATWGIADTFKVEANRRRLVDEDLDHVRKFLVDEMGHDFPLTGLLEYGVGVHHAGMSEDTRALVEWLTETGRLGILVATTTIAQGVNFPVSGVVFASQQYLSRSFPFRTDMPPEDFWNIAGRAGRVDQGDLGVVALAAKDDARQRELEHLIDTAVGELNSTLIDMVRAAMEAGSLLRLESLSHQPGWSAFVQYLAHTYRQIGNHEQFAAQVEQVLRGTLGFQSLRKSHRGWADTLVQGVHAYAERIKGKPLSLVDATGFSWESVSNTLARLGQENLPDDVWSPKLFADRKDDLRRMMGLLLQVPELRDPLKAVTGGTSPDGDKLARIICDWVQGRALTEMATDYFSHHEQVADGETTTDPVAAMTECCRNVFGRLTQTASWGLSALQSLTLGSKIERLSPDEQRSLRNLPARVYYGVNSDEAVALRLLGVPRTAAPALAKHLEVTTEEPLHQIRLRLRAADPNEWTIAMGERGASYHRVWSIMEGES, encoded by the coding sequence ATGACAACAGGCTCTTGGCTTAGGACAGCTATTGGCGAGGACCGCCTTCAAGATACCACAACGGAAGCGAGTCGCCGGAGACTCACACAAGCGTTGGGGTCCACATCGCCACCAGATATGGATGAGAGTGAACTCCTGTTCATTGCTAACGCGCTTGAACTCCAGGTCTTTGATTGCCTCGATGACGAGCACCGGGCGATTGAACTTCGATCTGTAGCTGCTGAAGCGTTCCAGATTGCCAGAACTCTGAAATGGCCGGAGGAGCCAGTCGCGGCTTCTCATTGGCTGGTGCGCTTGGGTTGCCTTGCCGTCCTTGGTGATCGCTCTGCGGATTTTCGACGCATCGTGACGGAGGTAGAGTTCCCGGTACTGCCGCTCGACGCTCCAGACTGGGGCGTCCGAGTGTGGTCGTCGGTATTGGAGGTATGGCTGCGACTTCTTCGAAAACAAGGTTGGGCGGACCTCGACGCGGTTCAAGCACGTATCGTCGCTATCCGCATTGCCCAGCGTGACATTGAACCCACGTTCCTGCAGGAGGCCGAGGCCAGCAAGGACGTCCGGCCAGCATTAGAATTGATAGCCCTATACCATCTCGCGAAAGCCGCCGAGCTCCTGGGCACCTACCTGGGGCAGGGCTCCATCGACGGCCACTTCGACATCAGAGAACAACTGGAAGCGCAGTTCGACCGGGCAATTGGCGCATCCGCGCGCGGCCAACTGATCGACCAGGAAAACCTGTCGCGCCTACTCGCTCGAACTGCACGCGCGATGGTTGAAAGCAGCATCTGGACGGTCACCCGCGCAGTCAACAGCCGGGTGACGCGATTCGTTGAGACGTTGACTGCTCGAGATCGATCGCGCCCAATCTTTGAGATGCTGCCTCCCCAGAGGCGGACCCTCCGTGAGGAGGGCCTTCTCGGCTCTGGCCATCGCGCGGTTGTGGTGAGCTTGCCGACTTCGAGCGGTAAGACGTTCATCGCACAGTTTCGGATTCTTCAGGCCTTGAACCAGTTCGACCAGGAGAACGGTTGGGTAGCGTATCTGGCGCCTACGCGAGCGCTGGTGAACCAGTTAACAACGCGCCTCCGTCAGGACTTCTCGAAAATCGGGACGGTCGTGGAGAAAGTGAGCCCGGCACTCGAAGTGGATGGCCTCGAAGCCGGGATGCTGACAGAGTCCGACAAAGCACAGCAGTTCCGGATTCTCGTAACCACGCCGGAGAAGCTGGATTTGATGTTGCGTGGCGGTTGGGAAGACAAGATTGGCCGACCCATTACGCTCGTGGTCGTGGACGAGGCTCACGGGTTGGCGTCCCCGGACCGAGGAATCAAGCTTGAGCTGCTCATGGCGACGATTAACCGGGAGTGCCGCTATGCGCAGTTCCTCCTGCTGACGCCCTTCATCCGTAACGGGGCGGAGATCGCACGATGGCTGTCGCCAGATAGCAACAAAAACATCGACTTGGGCGTTGACTGGACTCCGAACGACCGAGTTGTGGCCATTGCCCGTGTCGACAAGGGCGATAGCAAGGGCGCATTCACTCTATCGCTTCGCACGCGCCATACGACTCGCAATACCCTCGATATCCCGGAGCAGATCGTTATCGGCCAGCCGCGCCCTCTGGGATTGGCCTGGTCCAAGGTGGCGAAATCTCCGGGGAAAATTGCGGCTGTAACCGCGCAAGTTCTGAAGGAACGCGGCACAGTCATCGTGCTCGCCGACGCTCCACGGGCGACCTGGGGCATTGCTGACACATTTAAAGTCGAGGCGAACAGGCGAAGGCTGGTAGACGAAGATCTCGACCATGTGCGGAAGTTTCTCGTCGACGAGATGGGGCACGACTTCCCTCTGACCGGTCTACTCGAGTACGGCGTCGGGGTTCATCATGCGGGTATGTCCGAGGACACGCGTGCGCTTGTGGAATGGCTCACGGAAACCGGTCGGCTTGGCATTCTCGTGGCGACCACCACCATCGCTCAGGGTGTGAACTTTCCCGTGTCCGGTGTCGTGTTTGCCAGCCAACAGTACCTTTCTAGGAGCTTCCCGTTTCGCACCGATATGCCTCCCGAGGACTTCTGGAACATCGCCGGTCGGGCCGGTCGCGTTGATCAGGGGGACCTCGGCGTGGTTGCCCTGGCGGCCAAAGATGACGCCAGGCAGCGGGAGTTGGAGCACTTGATCGATACGGCTGTGGGCGAACTCAATTCGACGCTCATCGACATGGTGAGGGCCGCGATGGAAGCTGGCTCGCTGCTGCGCTTGGAATCGCTCTCTCATCAACCAGGTTGGTCGGCGTTCGTTCAGTATCTGGCTCATACATACCGTCAAATCGGGAACCACGAGCAGTTCGCAGCGCAAGTTGAACAGGTTCTTCGAGGTACCCTCGGCTTCCAATCACTGCGCAAAAGCCACCGAGGATGGGCGGATACGTTGGTGCAGGGCGTTCACGCCTATGCCGAACGAATCAAGGGAAAACCACTGAGTCTGGTTGACGCTACCGGGTTCTCCTGGGAGTCGGTCAGCAACACGCTCGCCCGACTGGGTCAGGAGAATCTTCCGGACGATGTCTGGTCACCGAAGTTGTTCGCGGACCGCAAAGATGACCTTCGCCGAATGATGGGGCTGTTGCTCCAAGTGCCGGAGCTTCGCGACCCCCTGAAAGCGGTAACGGGAGGTACGAGTCCGGATGGAGACAAACTCGCCCGAATCATCTGTGACTGGGTACAGGGGCGTGCGCTTACCGAGATGGCGACAGACTACTTCAGCCATCACGAGCAAGTGGCGGACGGCGAGACCACCACCGACCCCGTCGCCGCAATGACCGAGTGTTGCCGCAACGTATTCGGACGGCTCACGCAGACGGCGTCCTGGGGACTTTCCGCATTGCAGTCGCTTACGCTCGGAAGCAAGATCGAACGATTGTCCCCCGACGAGCAGCGCAGCCTGCGGAATCTACCAGCGCGCGTCTACTACGGCGTGAACTCCGACGAGGCCGTGGCCCTGAGACTTCTCGGGGTTCCAAGGACTGCGGCGCCAGCCCTGGCTAAACACCTTGAAGTTACAACGGAAGAGCCGCTCCACCAGATTCGCCTCCGGTTGCGGGCTGCCGACCCCAATGAGTGGACAATAGCGATGGGCGAGCGTGGCGCCAGCTACCATCGAGTCTGGTCGATCATGGAGGGGGAATCATGA
- a CDS encoding macro domain-containing protein, translating into MIELTSGDMLRDESEALVNTVNCVGVMGRGIALQFKNAWPENFKAYASACKRKEVQPGRMFVFETGQLTPPRYIINFPTKRHWRGKSRMEDIDHGLAALAAFIEERKIRSIALPPLGSGLGGLEWVEVKPRIEAALGALPDVTVRIYEPKGAPASDTMHHSREVPRMTAGRAALVELIDRYFRGLLDPFVTLLEVHKLMYFMQEAGEPLRLNYEKAVYGPYAANLRHVLHAIEGHLLVGYDDGGDAPDKQLSLVPGAVEDAGAFLGQHPDTRARFDRVTALTEGFESPFGLEMLSTVHWVMTKEGVSAMDDVVERVYEWSPRKRQFTPRQIGIAADTLVKQGWIKHDPIETSSK; encoded by the coding sequence ATGATTGAACTGACCAGCGGCGATATGCTGCGCGATGAATCCGAGGCCCTCGTCAACACCGTGAACTGTGTGGGCGTGATGGGGCGGGGCATTGCCTTGCAGTTCAAGAACGCGTGGCCGGAAAACTTCAAGGCCTATGCGTCAGCATGCAAGCGCAAGGAGGTCCAGCCGGGGCGCATGTTTGTGTTCGAGACGGGCCAGCTCACGCCGCCGCGCTATATCATCAACTTTCCGACGAAGCGGCACTGGCGGGGCAAGAGCCGCATGGAAGATATTGACCACGGTCTAGCGGCCCTTGCAGCGTTCATAGAGGAACGGAAGATTCGCTCCATCGCCCTCCCACCTCTGGGCAGCGGTTTGGGCGGCTTGGAATGGGTGGAGGTGAAGCCACGCATTGAGGCGGCCCTGGGCGCGCTGCCCGACGTGACGGTGCGGATCTATGAGCCCAAGGGCGCGCCCGCATCGGACACCATGCACCACAGCCGCGAGGTGCCCCGCATGACTGCCGGGCGGGCGGCGCTGGTGGAGCTGATAGACCGCTACTTTCGTGGCCTGCTCGACCCTTTCGTCACCCTGCTTGAAGTCCACAAGTTGATGTATTTCATGCAGGAGGCGGGAGAACCCTTACGCCTTAATTACGAAAAAGCGGTCTACGGGCCCTATGCGGCGAACCTGCGCCATGTGTTGCATGCTATCGAGGGACATCTGTTGGTGGGTTACGACGACGGCGGAGACGCGCCCGACAAGCAACTGTCTCTGGTGCCGGGCGCGGTGGAGGATGCCGGGGCCTTTCTCGGCCAGCATCCCGATACCCGTGCGCGCTTCGACCGGGTGACGGCGCTGACAGAGGGCTTCGAGTCGCCTTTTGGCCTGGAAATGCTATCGACGGTCCATTGGGTGATGACGAAGGAAGGGGTCTCTGCCATGGACGACGTGGTTGAGCGAGTCTACGAGTGGAGTCCCCGCAAGCGGCAGTTCACACCCCGACAGATCGGCATCGCTGCGGATACCCTGGTCAAGCAGGGTTGGATAAAGCACGACCCGATCGAAACGAGCTCAAAGTGA
- a CDS encoding restriction endonuclease subunit S, with the protein MIADLKPYPEYKESGSEWLGTVPTTWEVQNLRTLISKRTERNRADLPLLSVAREKGVFVRSMTDEKENHNVIPEDLSNYKVARAGNLVINKMKAWQGSMGIAPCDGIVSPAYFVFDLRIANHAFGQRLLRSKPYVAHFGQASDGVRVGQWDLSIPGMRQIPVLLPPPEEQAAIVRFLDWANGRLERTIRAKRKVIALLNEQKQAIIHRAVTRGLDPNVPLKPSGIPWLGDIPAHWELWRISRFARVGNGSTPSRGKPAYWNGGTYPWLNSSQVNRDMIDSADQFVTKSALRECHLPIVPAGSVLVAITGQGKTRGMSALLRIEATINQHIAFIAPRIPVASPEFICLSLRAAYLQLRALSEDSGSTKGAITCEDLKRFKLAIPPETEQTELLRVVENETRALSAAISRLEREIELLREYRTRLVADVVTGKLDVRAAAAQLPEEVTSELAEDDVELDDALETADEEAEV; encoded by the coding sequence ATGATCGCCGACCTTAAGCCGTACCCGGAGTATAAGGAGTCGGGTTCAGAGTGGCTCGGCACGGTCCCGACAACCTGGGAAGTGCAGAATCTCCGCACACTTATCTCTAAGCGAACCGAGCGAAATCGAGCAGACCTGCCCCTTTTGTCGGTTGCGCGCGAGAAGGGCGTCTTCGTGCGCTCGATGACCGATGAAAAAGAGAATCACAATGTCATCCCTGAGGATTTGAGCAACTACAAGGTGGCCCGCGCTGGCAATCTCGTGATCAATAAGATGAAGGCTTGGCAAGGCTCAATGGGCATCGCTCCATGCGACGGTATCGTCAGCCCGGCCTACTTTGTCTTCGACCTACGCATAGCCAATCACGCATTTGGACAAAGGCTGCTTCGCAGCAAGCCCTACGTTGCACATTTCGGTCAGGCGTCGGATGGCGTACGGGTCGGTCAATGGGATTTGTCCATTCCTGGTATGCGACAGATTCCAGTGCTCCTCCCTCCCCCCGAGGAGCAGGCGGCGATTGTGCGTTTCCTGGACTGGGCGAACGGGCGGCTGGAGCGGACGATCCGGGCGAAGCGCAAGGTGATCGCGCTGCTGAACGAGCAGAAGCAGGCCATCATTCATCGCGCCGTCACCCGAGGCCTCGACCCCAACGTCCCCCTCAAACCCTCCGGCATCCCCTGGCTCGGGGATATTCCCGCGCATTGGGAGCTTTGGCGGATAAGTCGTTTTGCTCGCGTCGGTAATGGATCAACTCCGTCTCGCGGCAAACCCGCCTATTGGAATGGCGGAACATATCCGTGGCTGAATAGCTCGCAGGTTAACCGCGACATGATCGACAGCGCAGATCAATTCGTCACAAAGTCCGCACTTCGAGAGTGCCATCTGCCCATAGTTCCCGCTGGGAGTGTATTGGTGGCGATTACTGGCCAAGGAAAAACTCGCGGTATGTCTGCACTCCTCCGCATCGAGGCGACCATCAACCAGCATATCGCTTTCATAGCTCCGCGAATCCCTGTCGCATCGCCCGAGTTTATATGTCTTAGCCTAAGAGCGGCCTACCTTCAACTCCGTGCTCTTAGTGAAGACTCCGGCAGTACAAAAGGGGCGATTACGTGCGAAGATTTGAAACGTTTCAAACTCGCCATTCCTCCCGAGACTGAACAGACGGAGTTGTTGAGAGTTGTTGAGAACGAGACTCGGGCCCTATCCGCCGCCATCTCCCGCCTCGAACGCGAGATCGAACTCCTCCGCGAGTACCGCACCCGCCTCGTGGCCGACGTGGTGACCGGCAAGCTCGATGTACGTGCGGCGGCGGCGCAGTTGCCCGAGGAAGTCACGTCGGAACTCGCCGAGGACGACGTTGAGCTGGACGACGCGCTTGAGACCGCTGACGAGGAGGCTGAAGTGTGA